In the Triticum aestivum cultivar Chinese Spring chromosome 2B, IWGSC CS RefSeq v2.1, whole genome shotgun sequence genome, ACTTCAAGTCCATAGCGTCATTGAACATCCAGTATGACAAACTCTCTGGCCAAAACGATGAGATCCCAGTGACTCCAGTGTACCCTCTTGATGTATGTATGATCTAGCATTTTATTTCATATATGTTTGCTTTTATGTCTTTTGTTCTGATATATCAACTGCCTGTTTTTTGTTTGTTATCCTTGTTCCAACTAGTTGAAAATTTCACCGGTTAGGATGCCCTAGACAAGGCCACAATTCATCAGGATGGTGGAAGCCTTCTTTCCATAGATATCATTAAATAATTAATCATGCTATTTCTCGAAACAAATGCTGAAGGACAGTCCAGCCTCATGTAAATTGTACCTGAATTAAACTAGGAGGTTGAAACCTTAATTTTTAACTAAGAGCTGCTATGCTTGATGTTTCGTTTTTATATGAAAAGTATTACTCCCTCTCATCGGAAATAAGTGTcccagttttgaactaagattagtTCAACCTTAGTTAAAAACtgtgacacttattatggatcagagggagtacctTTTTGGCTTTTGCTTGTTTCGGGAAGTCAAGCCTACTTgttgaattattatttttgaagGAAAAAATGTTAAATTTTGTAGGGTATTAACTGGACTTATAAATGCTTATATTTATGATAACGCTCCAAGTGGCCCATCAGAAATTTCAATACATTATTCTGCTTCATGCAGGACGAGTTTCACACATTTCACACTGTTACCATCCGGGGCAGAGGTGTGACACTTGTGGTTCTAGTACGGGATTCAGATAACTACGTCCTTGCAGTCAAAGTGTATTTAACTGAAGAAGAGTCCCGTGTTGCTCCTTGGTTTCTCTTTGAAGGTGTGAAACTTCCAAGCAGGTTCAAGAATGTTGTGCCAACAAACTATAGTTTTGGTCATGACTACAAGTATGATCATGTTCTCTTTTCTTGTCAGTTAACTCTATCTTCTATCCAGAAATTATGATAGTGGTCTAATTGTCTGTATTTTTATCATTTTCAGGGGTGAGATTAAATTTGGTAAAAATGTCTTACCTAAACTGATGGATTTTATGGTCCAGCTCCGACTTGATCCAGGACAGACAGCCACTGACAAAAACAATCTCTTGCTGGGCGCTTTGTTCGTGTTGCTAGGTGAAGCTCAGCAGTTCAGGCGGGTTAGGAATTGGACCATGCGGACTCTGAGATGCATTGAACCTAAACCCGTTCCAAAGTGCCTTAGTTTGTTATTCCAATCTTGGTCGGATATATCGAAAACCATTTTTCACTTTGTGTTGGGATTGGAAAGCATGCGCCTGATTGCACCACAGACGAAATCCTTGGATCTAGAAGAGAACTACTTCATGATGAAAGCTCTAGAAGAATGGGAAAACAGCAGAAGAGTACACAATGATATGAAACAGTGTGGATTAAAGTACAGAAACAGTGAAGGAGAGATCTCGCTTGGTTGTCTCCTTGGTGGTGAATTGCTGTTATTGCGGCATGATCCGATATTGTGCACCAAAATTTTGATGAGAAGACAAGACTTTGCGGGCGATGTTAATCTCTGTAAGATTGTTGTTTCTTACAAAATGCCACAGCTTCCAGAGCCAGAGCAGCAAGTGCCACCGCAGGAAGAGCCTCAGCATCAAGTGCCACCGCAGGAAGAGCCTCAGCAAGAAGTGCCACCGCAGGAAGAGCCTCAGCAGCAGGTGCCACAACTTCCAGAGCCACAGTAGCAAGAGCCTCAGCAGCAGGTGCCGCAACTTCCAGAGCCACAGCAGCAAGTTGTACAGCTGCCAGAGCCACAGCAGGATGGCCAGGTGCAGAGCAGTAGCATGGGCGGTAGCaacaggaagaagaagggcaagctcAATGAAGAGAAGCGTCAGGAAGAGTTGGAGAGGAGGAGGAAACTGGATGATGAGCAGCAACAGCAGGAAGTGCCTGATAAGAACCGGAGGAAAAACAAGAAGGGCAACAGCAGACTAAGGAAGCAGCAGCAGTAAAGAGAAAAGCAAGTAAATGGTTGGCCTGTCCCCTGCTAATGCCAAAGGTTGCTGAGCAGTAGCTGTTCGTGCGTGAGAAGAACTGGAAGAACAATAGCAACAGCGGTGAGAGCAAGACAGGAAGCGTCATCAGTTAAGTGAAAGAGTAGCCCGTTTTACTTGCTATTGCCAATGGCACGCATATTCTTGCagattagtttttttttctgtttgtaGTCTTGTATCTCAGTTAAGTGAAAGCTAGGCTGCACCTTCTCTCAGTGGTTTTAGAGGTATGAGGTGCTGAATGATGATTTGGATGCTCTGTTCAACCTCTGCTCTTTACCACTTCAGCAAGAAATCTGGATCTTTCAGATTATATTGATATGTCCTGTCATGTATATTGAATGCTGGGGTGCGATTGAATTTACTGATAATTCCATTTTGGAGGCATGTTTGGTTCTGTCACTCATTTGGTGCAGGTGCTGGAGACCGCTGATAAAGCAAGAGAATGTCACTTTGAATAATCT is a window encoding:
- the LOC123043767 gene encoding uncharacterized protein codes for the protein MSDSQVQAIEELDEFYKAVDRVLVASTVKIIDVARYDVIPNFDISETPTRRELGRLFNRRNSHFKSIASLNIQYDKLSGQNDEIPVTPVYPLDDEFHTFHTVTIRGRGVTLVVLVRDSDNYVLAVKVYLTEEESRVAPWFLFEGVKLPSRFKNVVPTNYSFGHDYKGEIKFGKNVLPKLMDFMVQLRLDPGQTATDKNNLLLGALFVLLGEAQQFRRVRNWTMRTLRCIEPKPVPKCLSLLFQSWSDISKTIFHFVLGLESMRLIAPQTKSLDLEENYFMMKALEEWENSRRVHNDMKQCGLKYRNSEGEISLGCLLGGELLLLRHDPILCTKILMRRQDFAGDVNLCKIVVSYKMPQLPEPEQQVPPQEEPQHQVPPQEEPQQEVPPQEEPQQQVPQLPEPQ